In Aequorivita sp. H23M31, a single window of DNA contains:
- a CDS encoding DoxX protein, whose translation MNSTFTKILRIILGLGLLFLGISHLIGYRFLPMYIYAGDTAVIYEKLSELGYILKIVGILEIFIGLMLILGKWVPFALLLLAPISVNILLYHLFLDAPGLIIALILIALTFVLIYKHWKVYRPLFH comes from the coding sequence ATGAACTCTACTTTTACAAAAATTCTAAGAATTATTTTAGGTTTGGGCTTACTCTTTTTGGGGATCAGCCACCTAATTGGTTACAGGTTTTTACCCATGTATATTTACGCAGGAGATACTGCGGTTATTTATGAAAAGCTCAGCGAATTAGGTTATATTTTAAAGATTGTGGGAATTCTTGAAATATTTATCGGGCTGATGTTGATCCTTGGTAAATGGGTTCCATTCGCTTTGCTTTTGTTAGCTCCTATTTCAGTAAATATTCTGCTCTATCATCTGTTTCTTGATGCTCCCGGACTCATCATCGCTTTAATATTAATCGCATTGACCTTTGTTTTAATTTACAAGCATTGGAAAGTCTACAGGCCATTGTTTCATTAA
- a CDS encoding aspartate-semialdehyde dehydrogenase — MKLALVGATGMVGEVMLKVLEERNFPMDELLLVASERSVGKQIFFKGKPISVISLEDAVAAKPQIALFAAGGATSLEWAPKFAAEGTTVIDNSSAWRMEASKKLIVPEINAHILTKEDRIIANPNCSTIQLVMALAPLHKKYKMKRVIVSTYQSVSGTGLKAVQQMENEMAGIKGEMAYPYPIHLNVLPHCDVFEDNGYTKEEMKLAREPQKILDDRTFSVSATAVRVPTAGGHSEAVNVEFVEDFDLAEVRRILHHTPGIKLQDNPDTNTYPMPYYAHEKDEVFVGRIRRDETQPNTLNMWIVADNLRKGAATNAVQIAEYLVENDLV, encoded by the coding sequence ATGAAATTAGCGCTTGTAGGTGCCACGGGAATGGTTGGCGAAGTGATGTTAAAAGTTTTGGAGGAAAGAAATTTCCCTATGGATGAATTATTATTGGTAGCCTCTGAAAGGTCTGTAGGAAAACAAATATTTTTTAAAGGGAAACCGATTTCAGTAATAAGTTTGGAAGATGCCGTAGCTGCAAAACCCCAAATAGCCCTTTTTGCTGCTGGAGGTGCTACCTCCCTTGAATGGGCACCGAAATTCGCCGCTGAAGGAACTACCGTAATCGACAATTCCTCCGCATGGAGGATGGAGGCGAGCAAGAAACTTATTGTGCCCGAAATTAATGCGCATATATTGACAAAAGAGGATAGAATAATTGCCAATCCTAATTGCTCAACTATTCAATTGGTAATGGCATTGGCGCCACTTCACAAAAAATATAAAATGAAACGCGTTATTGTTTCTACATATCAATCTGTTTCAGGAACAGGTCTCAAGGCTGTCCAGCAAATGGAGAATGAAATGGCAGGAATAAAAGGGGAAATGGCCTATCCCTATCCAATCCATCTTAACGTTTTGCCGCATTGCGATGTTTTTGAGGATAACGGTTATACTAAAGAGGAAATGAAATTGGCTCGCGAACCCCAAAAGATTTTGGATGACCGTACTTTTTCAGTAAGTGCAACAGCCGTACGGGTTCCCACCGCGGGCGGACATAGTGAGGCGGTAAATGTAGAATTTGTTGAAGACTTTGATTTGGCTGAGGTGCGGAGAATCCTTCACCATACTCCGGGAATCAAACTGCAGGATAATCCAGATACAAACACCTATCCTATGCCATACTATGCCCATGAAAAAGATGAGGTTTTTGTTGGTCGTATCCGTCGGGATGAGACCCAACCAAATACTCTTAATATGTGGATTGTTGCGGACAACCTTCGTAAGGGTGCTGCAACTAATGCCGTTCAGATCGCAGAGTATTTAGTCGAAAATGATTTAGTTTAA
- the alr gene encoding alanine racemase, whose product MPKATDTILEIDLNALDNNFKYLTSKIAPDTMVLAVVKAYAYGNDSIAIAKELETLNVDYFAVAYTGEGVVLRDGAIKTPILVLHPVPTNFEEIIDRCLEPSIYSQKILREFIAVAEAKGQNDYPIHLKFNTGLNRLGFESHQISFISEELSKTSCVKVKSVFSHLAASEDLNEKEFTEQQISNFTKMSSDLINALGYRPLLHCTNTSGILNYPEAHFDMVRTGIGLYGYGNDKKYNKYLKPIGTLKTVISQIHSIVKGESVGYNRGFFAERPTRSATLPIGHADGIPRSYGKGKGWVTIHGKKAPIIGNVCMDMIMVDVTDIECEEGDEVIVFGPSVTAEELSAAINSISYELITAVSQRVQRVICRK is encoded by the coding sequence ATGCCTAAAGCAACGGATACCATACTCGAGATTGATCTAAACGCTCTTGACAATAATTTCAAATATCTTACTTCCAAAATTGCTCCAGATACAATGGTTCTTGCCGTGGTCAAGGCTTATGCTTATGGCAACGATTCTATTGCAATTGCAAAAGAGTTGGAAACCCTTAACGTAGATTATTTTGCTGTAGCTTATACCGGAGAAGGAGTTGTTCTACGAGATGGAGCTATCAAAACTCCTATTTTAGTTTTACATCCAGTTCCTACTAATTTTGAAGAAATAATCGATCGTTGTTTGGAACCGAGTATTTATTCGCAAAAAATATTGAGGGAATTTATCGCCGTGGCCGAGGCAAAAGGTCAAAATGATTATCCAATACATTTAAAATTTAATACCGGTCTCAATCGTCTTGGATTTGAGAGCCATCAAATATCCTTTATATCAGAAGAGCTTTCAAAAACGTCATGTGTAAAAGTGAAATCTGTCTTTTCACATTTGGCAGCGAGTGAAGATTTGAATGAAAAGGAGTTTACAGAACAGCAGATATCTAATTTCACGAAAATGTCGTCGGATCTAATAAATGCTCTTGGTTACCGTCCTTTGCTCCATTGTACTAATACCTCTGGAATTTTAAATTATCCCGAGGCCCATTTTGATATGGTCCGTACGGGAATTGGGCTCTATGGTTACGGCAATGATAAAAAATATAACAAATATCTGAAACCCATAGGTACTTTAAAAACAGTTATTTCCCAGATACATAGTATAGTTAAAGGAGAAAGTGTTGGATATAATCGCGGCTTCTTTGCCGAAAGACCTACCCGTTCCGCAACGCTTCCCATTGGGCATGCGGATGGAATTCCCCGCTCGTATGGAAAGGGGAAAGGTTGGGTAACCATACATGGAAAGAAAGCCCCAATTATTGGAAATGTTTGTATGGATATGATAATGGTGGATGTCACGGACATTGAATGTGAAGAAGGTGACGAAGTTATTGTTTTTGGTCCGTCCGTTACTGCCGAAGAACTATCCGCAGCTATAAATTCGATTTCTTACGAATTAATAACAGCCGTTTCCCAACGCGTACAAAGGGTTATTTGTAGAAAGTAA
- a CDS encoding thymidine kinase yields the protein MFLENTVNQKEQFGWIEVICGSMFSGKTEELIRRLKRAQFARQKVEIFTPAIDTRYGEDSVTSHDKNQIRSTPVPAAANIPILADSCDVVGIDEAQFFDDEIVKVCNDLANHGVRVIVAGLDMDFKGNPFGPMPALMATAEYVTKVHAVCTRTGNLAHYSYRKAKSDALVLLGETEEYEPLSRAAYYKAMIRDKKIKQEEKNSQINLTDSSSKETVNSGMEKEGEI from the coding sequence ATGTTTCTCGAAAATACTGTAAATCAGAAAGAACAATTTGGCTGGATAGAGGTTATCTGCGGTTCTATGTTTTCCGGGAAGACCGAGGAGCTTATCCGCAGGCTTAAACGGGCTCAATTTGCACGGCAAAAGGTCGAAATTTTTACGCCTGCCATAGATACGCGTTATGGAGAGGATTCGGTTACAAGCCATGATAAAAACCAAATTCGCTCTACTCCAGTCCCGGCAGCGGCGAATATTCCGATATTGGCCGATAGTTGCGATGTGGTAGGAATTGATGAAGCTCAATTTTTTGATGATGAAATCGTGAAAGTGTGTAATGATCTGGCCAATCATGGGGTTCGGGTAATTGTTGCGGGATTGGACATGGATTTTAAAGGAAATCCCTTTGGACCCATGCCTGCTTTAATGGCAACAGCAGAATATGTTACAAAAGTACATGCCGTATGCACCAGAACGGGAAACTTAGCCCATTATAGTTATAGAAAGGCAAAAAGTGATGCCCTCGTGTTATTGGGTGAGACCGAAGAATATGAACCATTAAGTCGGGCTGCTTATTATAAAGCAATGATTCGAGATAAGAAAATAAAACAGGAAGAAAAGAACTCTCAGATCAACCTTACCGATTCTTCTTCGAAAGAAACAGTGAATTCAGGAATGGAAAAAGAAGGTGAAATTTAA
- the mscL gene encoding large conductance mechanosensitive channel protein MscL, translated as MLKEFRDFIMTGNVVDLAVAVILAGAVGLVVTGFTNDVIMPVVGHFAGGIDFADFKFVLDPAVIDADGNVVEPENAVLYGKWINTLINLLIVGFVLFMIVKAYAKVRKKKEEAPAPDPGPTEKDILLEIRDELRKK; from the coding sequence ATGTTAAAAGAATTTAGAGACTTTATAATGACCGGTAACGTTGTGGACCTTGCCGTGGCGGTTATTTTGGCCGGTGCTGTGGGACTTGTTGTAACAGGTTTTACAAACGACGTAATTATGCCTGTAGTAGGACATTTTGCGGGAGGCATTGACTTTGCGGATTTTAAATTTGTTCTCGATCCTGCTGTAATTGATGCGGATGGGAATGTGGTAGAACCCGAGAATGCCGTGTTATATGGAAAATGGATCAATACTCTAATAAACCTTCTAATCGTGGGCTTTGTTCTTTTTATGATCGTGAAAGCTTATGCAAAAGTAAGAAAGAAAAAAGAAGAGGCACCCGCTCCAGATCCAGGACCTACTGAAAAAGATATCTTGTTGGAAATTCGGGATGAGCTGAGAAAAAAATAA
- a CDS encoding N-acetylmuramoyl-L-alanine amidase family protein has translation MNKFLRIFGVLILLFSFSQAKAGEKIVVIDIGHGGKDSGFEYNGLLEKDLTLEIAQKIQSLSVDSEIKILFSRDSDDFISLEDRVKYIHSLNPDLVISLHINSDSDERTNGFDIFISPQNSKIEDSKMLALQLQSSLSQEFTVNGVKEVNFYLLKNINNPVVTIEMGYLSNLGNRDLLTSERGQHAIAEAIFNAIK, from the coding sequence ATGAATAAATTTTTGAGGATTTTCGGAGTATTGATTTTGTTATTTTCATTTTCACAAGCTAAGGCTGGGGAAAAAATTGTAGTCATTGACATAGGTCATGGAGGAAAGGATTCTGGATTTGAATATAATGGACTTCTCGAAAAAGACCTTACATTAGAAATTGCCCAGAAAATACAATCCTTGAGTGTTGATAGTGAAATCAAAATTCTCTTTTCAAGGGATTCTGATGATTTTATTTCGCTAGAGGATAGGGTAAAATACATACATTCTTTAAATCCGGATTTGGTAATTTCGCTTCATATCAACTCCGATTCTGACGAAAGAACCAATGGGTTTGATATTTTTATAAGCCCACAAAACTCGAAAATTGAGGATTCAAAGATGTTAGCGCTACAACTACAGTCCTCTCTTTCGCAGGAGTTTACCGTGAATGGGGTTAAAGAGGTCAATTTTTACTTATTAAAGAACATAAATAATCCTGTTGTAACCATTGAAATGGGATATTTAAGCAATCTAGGAAATAGAGATTTATTAACTTCCGAAAGGGGCCAACATGCAATTGCAGAGGCAATTTTTAACGCAATAAAGTAA